In the genome of Borrelia coriaceae, one region contains:
- a CDS encoding DUF226 domain-containing protein codes for MNDLVEKVKIISKEEKPIFIKIEEIEGRKIYHTKIMADFHLFKVNENQKHKFFISFRGLFNQNKIEYFHLFSIKNEDKFLGIYYGYRKPIKNVLRRYEENGITKSIAFSKIYYIEFRFKKGSVFCYLSALAYLFRNDRLKTKYCQTLIDMTKRLESQIYEFYGKKLPEGGLIEKWIRKNQK; via the coding sequence ATGAATGATCTAGTAGAAAAGGTAAAGATAATATCAAAAGAAGAAAAACCTATTTTTATTAAAATAGAAGAGATTGAAGGGCGAAAAATATACCATACTAAAATTATGGCAGATTTTCATTTATTCAAAGTAAATGAAAATCAAAAACATAAATTTTTTATCTCTTTTAGAGGACTTTTTAATCAGAATAAAATAGAATATTTCCATTTGTTTTCTATAAAGAATGAAGACAAGTTTTTGGGTATTTATTATGGCTATAGAAAGCCAATAAAAAATGTATTGAGAAGATATGAAGAAAATGGGATTACTAAATCGATTGCGTTTTCGAAAATTTATTACATAGAGTTTAGATTTAAAAAAGGGAGTGTATTTTGCTATTTAAGTGCACTTGCTTATTTATTTAGAAACGATAGACTCAAAACAAAATACTGTCAAACTTTAATTGATATGACAAAGAGGTTGGAAAGTCAAATATATGAATTTTATGGTAAAAAATTACCAGAAGGAGGTTTAATTGAAAAATGGATACGAAAAAACCAAAAATAA
- a CDS encoding ParA family protein, producing the protein MDTKKPKIITIASIKGGVGKSTSAIIFATLLSQKYKVLLIDIDTQASTTSYFYETIEEQNIDLRIKNIYEVLIDTLNINSAVINVGSRLDLIPSYLTLHSINAFGYKHTFSEFKLKNDLKYLNVNYDYIIIDTPPSLDFTLTSSLMCCNYVIVPMTAEKWTIESFDLLKFFMEKIALTLPMFFIITRFKKNNTHKRLLEMINSKNNFLGSISEREDLNRRIAENSIFDFEKDYIKEYENSLINLFNKID; encoded by the coding sequence ATGGATACGAAAAAACCAAAAATAATAACTATTGCATCAATTAAAGGCGGTGTTGGAAAAAGTACAAGTGCTATCATATTTGCCACATTGTTATCTCAAAAATATAAAGTACTTTTAATAGATATTGATACACAAGCTTCTACTACTAGTTATTTTTATGAAACAATAGAAGAACAGAATATAGATTTGAGAATAAAGAACATATATGAGGTTTTAATAGATACATTGAATATCAATAGTGCAGTTATAAATGTTGGAAGTAGATTAGATTTAATTCCTAGTTATTTGACTTTACATAGTATAAATGCATTTGGGTATAAACATACATTTAGTGAATTTAAATTAAAGAATGACTTGAAATATTTGAATGTTAATTATGATTACATAATCATTGATACTCCTCCAAGTTTAGATTTTACATTAACTAGTTCTTTAATGTGTTGTAATTATGTAATAGTACCAATGACGGCTGAAAAATGGACAATTGAAAGTTTTGATCTTTTGAAATTCTTTATGGAGAAAATAGCCTTGACCCTTCCCATGTTTTTTATTATTACTAGATTTAAGAAAAACAATACCCATAAGCGATTATTAGAAATGATTAATTCAAAAAATAATTTTTTGGGAAGTATATCTGAAAGAGAGGATTTGAATAGGAGAATAGCAGAGAACAGTATTTTTGATTTTGAAAAAGACTATATTAAAGAATATGAAAATTCTTTAATAAATCTTTTTAATAAGATCGATTGA
- a CDS encoding chromosome replication/partitioning protein, with product MKNYKGLKINKRNIDSVGNALLTESDNNEKGVGIVRYDELKKKLYINLREGIYNRIECMKILKEIKDNEYYKLDGYKSFDAFIKNYDVAKTQAYNYLKIATALEEGLLEEQYVLENGFRQILGLLKDKESEKLKKSRVNPIKPLRFQLKSQASYDFYKQNAKFTSFLMDRLFASKKDLLEEFMKEFKNLKG from the coding sequence ATGAAAAATTACAAAGGATTAAAAATTAATAAAAGAAATATTGATTCAGTAGGGAATGCATTACTTACTGAATCTGATAATAATGAAAAAGGTGTGGGTATTGTTCGTTACGATGAATTAAAAAAGAAATTATATATAAATCTTAGGGAAGGAATTTATAACAGAATAGAATGTATGAAAATTTTGAAGGAAATAAAGGATAATGAATATTATAAGTTAGACGGTTATAAAAGTTTTGATGCTTTTATAAAAAATTATGATGTTGCAAAAACCCAGGCTTATAATTATTTAAAAATTGCAACAGCCTTAGAAGAAGGATTATTAGAAGAGCAGTATGTACTAGAAAATGGATTTAGACAAATATTAGGTCTATTAAAGGATAAAGAGAGTGAAAAATTAAAAAAATCAAGAGTAAATCCAATTAAACCATTAAGGTTCCAACTTAAAAGTCAAGCAAGTTATGATTTTTATAAGCAAAATGCGAAGTTCACAAGTTTTTTAATGGATAGGCTGTTTGCGAGTAAAAAAGATTTGTTAGAAGAGTTTATGAAAGAATTTAAAAATTTAAAAGGTTAA
- a CDS encoding ERF family protein produces the protein MKINKITKSNIQNIKTRVCEANKKLKSNKKRKVQDLIINENQVKIDFLKSLHSLQMSLNGVGKNLNGYGYKYQDFNEIVREIKNVIKTNNLDIGFVQCPTLKSFDGRLINVITTTFYSPSSGYSQSFDTPIYTEELTSTGVKNQNTLPQLVGSCITYFKRYALVAYLSIESEVDTDACSLEHRQEDNKEQVSMANNTSMETVKGSRTVNVKSTNAKKNAIKGAIKAQSIGCKSVRGGDELPKRVPSKYYYYKNLLQASKRMHSQLEDTPFDSLEMIDKFLHQLQEDDDSNILNYFETKPELKTIEYWTNLLNNYLTRTQSDPEVVEGFSKFLVYREPKYGQSPLKLFGYIASDENFRYLCE, from the coding sequence ATGAAAATAAATAAAATAACAAAGAGTAATATTCAAAATATAAAAACTCGGGTGTGTGAAGCAAATAAGAAGCTAAAATCAAATAAAAAAAGAAAAGTACAAGATTTAATAATAAATGAAAATCAAGTAAAGATAGACTTTCTAAAGTCATTACACAGTCTACAAATGAGTTTAAATGGTGTAGGCAAGAATCTTAATGGATATGGATATAAATATCAAGATTTTAATGAAATAGTAAGGGAAATTAAGAATGTTATAAAAACTAATAATTTAGATATTGGTTTTGTACAATGTCCAACTTTAAAAAGTTTTGATGGGCGTTTGATTAATGTTATTACAACAACATTTTATAGTCCTAGCAGTGGATATAGCCAGTCATTTGATACACCAATATATACAGAAGAATTAACCTCAACAGGAGTAAAGAATCAAAATACACTTCCACAACTTGTAGGTTCATGTATAACATATTTTAAGAGGTATGCACTTGTAGCGTATCTTTCCATTGAAAGTGAAGTTGATACTGATGCATGTTCTTTAGAACATAGACAAGAAGATAATAAAGAACAAGTTAGCATGGCAAATAACACATCTATGGAAACTGTCAAAGGAAGTAGAACTGTTAATGTTAAAAGTACTAATGCTAAAAAAAACGCTATTAAAGGAGCAATAAAAGCACAGTCTATTGGTTGTAAATCCGTTAGAGGGGGTGATGAGCTTCCTAAGCGTGTACCTTCTAAGTATTATTATTACAAGAACTTACTTCAAGCGTCTAAAAGGATGCATTCACAATTAGAAGATACTCCTTTTGATAGTCTAGAAATGATAGATAAGTTTTTACATCAATTACAAGAAGATGATGATTCTAATATACTTAATTATTTTGAAACTAAACCAGAGCTTAAAACTATAGAATATTGGACAAACTTACTGAATAATTATTTAACAAGGACCCAGTCTGATCCAGAAGTTGTAGAAGGGTTTTCTAAATTCTTAGTGTATAGAGAACCTAAATATGGTCAAAGTCCATTAAAGCTTTTTGGATATATAGCAAGTGATGAGAATTTTAGGTATCTTTGTGAATAA
- a CDS encoding BBA14 family lipoprotein, with protein MKKLINLTFLTLIFSCTTIASLTEEPTPPKEQTLTELNAYEAKLSDYVMYLQVFLTRTKKKVNDPKYPKFTYFDASTLKSNHTIDDLMFNINLFQKYIQITKPIVQIVYKKYSKLKN; from the coding sequence TTGAAAAAGCTTATAAATTTAACTTTTTTAACACTTATCTTCTCATGTACAACCATAGCATCACTAACAGAAGAGCCAACGCCACCTAAGGAACAAACTCTTACAGAGTTAAATGCATATGAAGCAAAGTTATCTGATTATGTTATGTATTTACAAGTATTTTTAACTAGAACAAAGAAAAAGGTTAATGACCCAAAGTATCCTAAGTTTACCTACTTTGATGCTTCTACACTTAAATCAAATCATACAATTGATGATTTAATGTTTAATATAAATTTGTTTCAAAAGTACATTCAAATCACTAAACCTATTGTACAAATAGTATATAAAAAATATTCGAAATTAAAAAATTAA
- a CDS encoding BlyB family putative holin accessory protein, with amino-acid sequence MKLSTAKTSVEILNKFTDIIKNNNQNKNTATYINIFTKVVNYFYCLYEASVYQMEQKEAIKLLSEIEEILRINIEIIETADEYDELSKYISQLRAKRNKIMSTYIKMLKEA; translated from the coding sequence ATGAAATTAAGTACTGCTAAAACTAGCGTTGAAATTCTAAACAAATTTACAGATATCATCAAAAACAATAACCAAAATAAAAACACTGCTACATACATTAATATTTTCACTAAAGTAGTCAATTACTTTTACTGTCTATATGAAGCTAGTGTATATCAAATGGAACAAAAGGAAGCTATCAAACTATTATCTGAAATTGAAGAAATACTAAGAATTAATATTGAAATAATAGAAACTGCTGATGAGTATGATGAACTTTCAAAATACATATCTCAACTCAGAGCTAAACGCAACAAAATAATGAGTACTTACATCAAAATGTTAAAGGAGGCCTAA
- a CDS encoding BlyB family putative holin accessory protein, whose translation MILEKQHLDTALESISNLIDTLSNFKDGSFNENAHKAFSLLCEFYLEYEQIYTKNMEILDNALTPQIKLDLEPIQIKIKAFIEKVNSNPNIYEIAFTNYIS comes from the coding sequence ATGATACTTGAAAAGCAACATCTAGATACTGCTTTAGAGTCAATATCCAATTTAATTGATACACTTTCAAACTTCAAAGACGGCAGTTTCAATGAGAATGCTCATAAAGCATTTTCATTATTGTGTGAATTTTATTTAGAATATGAACAAATCTACACTAAAAATATGGAAATACTAGATAATGCATTAACTCCACAAATAAAGTTGGATCTTGAACCTATCCAAATCAAAATAAAAGCATTTATAGAAAAAGTTAATAGCAACCCAAATATATATGAAATTGCCTTCACAAATTATATATCATGA
- a CDS encoding DUF685 domain-containing protein, whose product MSDQDDCIQIKDLNRLESVKNTDLLLLDDGISSCNAITFENFLKTTKDKTFKGEGLTYFKEIIKSTIATELQQDDDFINQVYSKILSKFLNDESSSISNTYSKVKDKLGSGLSTHSLSKDDYFVTSSYSSLQRSQIPEYLTGIPSGFNSTREGTTSSSIYESSLRRQAYRLDMTSQYSNQDVTLVFYSSDDDKPIYLDIYVDVSIYAGSSSVKKYVYLKYSSESQKSIIYERGGSNMTLNDYSPLFRGWYIQKRLYKSGSYVPALVKL is encoded by the coding sequence ATGAGTGACCAAGACGATTGTATTCAAATTAAAGATTTAAATAGACTTGAATCAGTTAAAAATACTGATTTATTACTACTCGATGATGGTATTTCAAGTTGTAATGCTATTACTTTTGAAAATTTCCTTAAAACTACTAAAGATAAAACTTTTAAAGGTGAAGGACTTACTTATTTTAAAGAAATTATTAAAAGTACTATTGCTACAGAATTACAACAAGATGATGATTTCATAAATCAAGTCTACAGTAAAATACTTAGCAAATTTTTAAATGATGAATCTAGTAGTATTTCAAATACATATAGTAAAGTTAAAGATAAACTTGGAAGTGGATTATCAACACATAGCTTAAGCAAAGATGACTACTTTGTTACTTCAAGTTACAGTTCATTGCAAAGATCACAAATACCTGAATATCTAACAGGAATCCCTTCAGGGTTCAATTCAACAAGAGAAGGAACCACAAGCTCATCCATTTATGAATCTTCACTTAGAAGGCAAGCTTACAGATTAGACATGACATCACAGTATTCAAATCAAGATGTAACTCTTGTTTTCTACAGCTCTGATGATGACAAGCCTATTTACTTAGATATATATGTTGATGTTTCAATTTATGCTGGAAGTAGCAGTGTCAAAAAATATGTGTATCTTAAATATTCTAGTGAATCACAAAAGTCAATTATCTATGAACGTGGGGGTAGCAATATGACTTTAAATGATTATTCTCCTCTTTTTAGAGGTTGGTATATTCAAAAACGTTTATATAAAAGTGGTAGCTATGTACCTGCTTTAGTAAAGTTATAA
- a CDS encoding DUF735 family protein, whose product MNQIGFTRNSQLDKFIQNELNFANVMLSELVSLNSNFTGLPISKHCTSRFIATWLSKIFNIFYVETQPVQDLTKNIDSIIYALKHIGTDASFTKLFKTFLNVDIEITVPSDGVINIKLLGAVKTNFTAKISPSSTTNRNRKIKLCYKKENENIQCKILIFHFLPKGYAESIYTFLKNLIPIGRALKLYDMENKEIAKFNI is encoded by the coding sequence TTGAATCAAATTGGGTTTACTCGAAATAGTCAACTTGATAAGTTTATACAAAATGAACTTAACTTTGCTAATGTAATGTTATCTGAACTTGTAAGTCTAAATTCTAACTTTACTGGACTACCAATTAGTAAACACTGCACATCTAGATTCATTGCTACTTGGCTATCTAAGATATTTAATATATTTTATGTTGAAACACAACCTGTTCAAGATCTTACAAAAAATATTGATAGTATTATTTATGCATTAAAACACATTGGTACTGATGCATCTTTTACTAAGTTATTTAAAACTTTTCTTAATGTTGATATTGAAATTACAGTACCAAGTGATGGTGTTATTAATATAAAATTACTAGGTGCTGTTAAAACAAACTTTACTGCTAAAATCTCACCTAGTTCTACTACTAATAGAAATAGAAAAATCAAATTATGCTATAAAAAAGAAAATGAAAATATCCAATGTAAAATCTTAATTTTTCACTTCCTTCCTAAAGGATATGCTGAATCTATTTACACGTTCCTAAAAAACTTAATACCAATTGGAAGGGCCTTAAAATTATATGACATGGAAAATAAGGAAATTGCTAAATTTAATATTTAA
- a CDS encoding DUF276 domain-containing protein (DUF276 is restricted to Borreliella and related spirochetes.), producing the protein MSIIFDPNFGILKQNISQIVETKKEYLMQMYNVVISDDPSSIYNIIATSLSIVEEQIINELNLFFDKMQPGGEFFQIIQKYITSNSITQPGVIKALLNLDKIEYANLTSEAGKVKIYLLLNESVLNTSKAQIQDSKFKANLWNMLYETVPSGTNLEGDIEIDGMNEINQKKVYKVTLGKKKYLYLKVKYSLDIKNHTYLNIDKQIRNIYDRIIKNNYSDMGISFEYQDFLAPVNEIKGIKSMKIFAVTKDDTSTNISDLSSEFNSNENKDITVQPSELLVFDITHRLIIDIES; encoded by the coding sequence ATGAGTATCATATTTGATCCCAATTTTGGAATTTTAAAACAAAATATTTCCCAAATCGTAGAGACTAAAAAAGAATATTTAATGCAAATGTATAATGTTGTAATAAGTGATGACCCATCTTCAATTTATAATATTATAGCAACCTCACTTTCAATTGTAGAAGAACAGATCATTAATGAGCTTAATTTATTTTTTGATAAAATGCAACCCGGTGGAGAATTTTTCCAAATTATTCAAAAATATATAACTTCAAATAGTATTACCCAACCTGGAGTAATAAAAGCATTACTTAACCTAGATAAAATTGAATATGCTAATCTTACAAGTGAAGCTGGTAAGGTTAAGATATATCTACTCTTAAATGAATCTGTATTAAATACATCTAAAGCTCAAATTCAAGATTCTAAATTTAAAGCCAATCTTTGGAATATGCTTTATGAGACTGTTCCTAGTGGTACTAACCTTGAAGGAGATATTGAAATTGATGGAATGAATGAAATAAATCAAAAAAAAGTATACAAAGTCACACTTGGTAAAAAAAAGTATCTTTATCTTAAAGTTAAATACAGTCTAGATATTAAAAACCATACTTATCTTAACATTGATAAACAAATACGAAATATCTATGATCGCATCATCAAAAACAATTATTCTGATATGGGTATTAGCTTTGAATATCAAGATTTCCTTGCTCCCGTTAATGAAATTAAAGGTATTAAAAGCATGAAAATATTTGCAGTAACTAAAGATGATACAAGTACAAACATATCAGATTTAAGTAGTGAATTTAATAGTAATGAAAATAAAGATATTACTGTACAACCTTCAGAGTTACTTGTATTTGATATTACTCATAGATTAATCATTGATATTGAAAGTTAG
- a CDS encoding DUF777 family protein codes for MHPNYEFYRMNQNLYGSALTQEEIKKWIFNNIFITKIGKVKTFDPNSQKGVVIIEEFDNIEIETQNISNININPNEGEMVLLLQSNINLFNHDDNINFDKNHFYILSIINPKYLEMACDDIKLKTINKVDIKSNNQININSDNDTYINANNTNLNANQNININCVDFSIKAEDDVVIKANDDIDISSNYNLDLIGKNKVRIKSNNKIDISNNSETLKSILIDITYAINNLRVTGQAIIDESSRAGLYSIRNRIYDLLS; via the coding sequence ATGCACCCTAACTACGAATTTTATAGAATGAATCAAAATCTATATGGATCTGCATTAACACAAGAAGAAATAAAAAAATGGATATTCAATAATATCTTCATTACTAAAATAGGTAAAGTTAAAACCTTTGATCCAAATTCACAAAAAGGTGTTGTAATAATAGAAGAATTTGATAACATCGAAATTGAAACACAAAACATATCAAATATTAACATAAACCCAAATGAAGGTGAAATGGTATTATTACTTCAATCTAATATCAACCTTTTCAATCACGATGATAATATTAACTTTGACAAAAATCATTTTTATATATTAAGTATTATAAATCCCAAATATCTAGAAATGGCTTGTGATGATATCAAATTAAAAACCATTAATAAAGTTGATATTAAATCTAACAATCAAATCAACATAAATTCTGATAATGATACCTACATAAATGCTAATAATACTAATCTAAATGCAAATCAAAACATCAACATTAATTGTGTCGATTTTAGTATTAAGGCTGAAGATGATGTTGTAATTAAAGCTAATGATGACATTGATATCAGTTCAAATTACAATCTTGATTTAATAGGTAAAAATAAAGTTCGCATTAAATCTAATAATAAAATTGATATAAGCAACAATTCTGAAACTTTAAAAAGTATTTTAATTGATATAACATACGCTATAAATAATTTAAGAGTTACTGGTCAAGCTATTATAGATGAATCTAGTAGAGCTGGTCTTTATAGTATTAGAAACAGAATTTATGATTTACTTAGTTAG
- a CDS encoding DUF693 family protein — translation MILLKYDFKIEFYSTINSSNSDITGEAITEDVPKIVIDTQDGIHIDISISNIYSSYNFVRAKQAKLVLWNLPLDFTSDVKEGDVVKIFYKKYAHEKEFEFIMAGYLGVPMSTDYPSGDFSVELEIHLASKSNFFNRELKTKQFKGMSVEAAIKSAFPNRNIINMSTDDKLRVIEENFYATNPKEFIEKLSKKYVKSALADVGNGIDKVECNFIFTNYMKTGHSTHYEKLEDYGLQFIPQQEITLGSNRNIRLIYWKAKVTYTHKLRVGDKVSFIDSLGNTIKNTISETNATLSNSNECSLMLKLYDDSNSIQI, via the coding sequence ATGATATTACTCAAGTATGACTTTAAAATTGAATTTTACTCTACTATTAACTCATCCAATTCTGATATTACTGGTGAGGCTATAACTGAAGATGTTCCTAAAATTGTTATAGATACACAAGATGGTATACACATAGATATTTCCATATCTAACATTTATTCAAGCTATAATTTTGTAAGAGCAAAACAAGCAAAGCTAGTACTTTGGAACTTGCCATTAGATTTTACTTCTGATGTAAAAGAAGGAGATGTTGTAAAAATATTTTATAAAAAATATGCTCATGAAAAAGAATTTGAATTTATCATGGCAGGGTATCTTGGCGTTCCAATGAGTACTGATTATCCTAGTGGTGATTTTAGTGTAGAACTTGAGATTCACTTAGCCTCAAAAAGTAATTTTTTCAATCGTGAACTTAAAACTAAACAATTTAAAGGTATGAGTGTAGAGGCTGCTATTAAATCAGCTTTCCCAAATAGAAATATTATCAATATGAGCACTGATGACAAGCTTAGAGTCATTGAAGAAAACTTTTACGCAACAAATCCAAAAGAATTTATAGAAAAACTATCTAAAAAATATGTCAAAAGCGCATTAGCAGACGTTGGTAATGGAATAGACAAAGTTGAATGTAATTTTATATTTACAAACTATATGAAAACTGGTCATTCTACTCATTATGAAAAACTTGAAGATTACGGACTGCAGTTTATACCTCAACAAGAAATAACATTAGGTTCTAACCGTAATATAAGGCTCATATATTGGAAAGCCAAAGTAACTTATACACATAAGTTAAGAGTTGGTGATAAAGTATCATTTATCGATTCTCTTGGAAATACAATCAAAAACACCATTAGTGAAACAAATGCTACACTTAGTAATTCTAATGAATGCTCACTCATGCTTAAACTTTATGATGACTCAAATAGCATTCAAATTTAA
- a CDS encoding DUF792 family protein, producing the protein MLNNNTLSPHEIFQIIRDVSTQIFALFSTDNFIVLFPRPDLKGMGYLPQLFFIKPKSELITRTYNTSCSKRPVINYYSRKAEYVSYNPTLTAETISLSGGILTNLYKEMLTPLRSTYFGNCLLEFDSNLVKEQLASRLQAQVPFTAYSPSFGIKDLVVINSITFKDTPFIDEVEVSLNMEVIKTFSLRKYKG; encoded by the coding sequence ATATTGAACAATAATACATTATCACCACATGAAATATTTCAAATAATTAGAGATGTTTCAACCCAAATCTTTGCTTTATTTAGTACTGATAACTTTATAGTTCTTTTTCCAAGACCCGATCTTAAAGGAATGGGATACCTTCCACAACTATTTTTTATTAAACCAAAGTCTGAACTTATTACTAGAACTTATAACACAAGTTGTTCTAAACGTCCTGTTATCAATTATTATTCTAGAAAAGCTGAATATGTAAGCTATAATCCAACTCTAACAGCCGAGACTATATCACTCTCAGGTGGCATCTTAACAAATTTATATAAAGAAATGTTAACACCGCTCAGATCAACTTATTTTGGTAATTGTCTACTCGAATTTGATAGTAATTTGGTAAAAGAACAACTAGCATCTAGACTACAAGCTCAAGTACCATTTACTGCTTACAGTCCATCATTTGGTATTAAAGATTTGGTTGTTATAAATTCAATCACATTTAAAGATACTCCTTTTATTGATGAAGTTGAAGTTAGTCTCAATATGGAGGTTATTAAAACATTTTCATTAAGAAAATATAAAGGATAG
- a CDS encoding DUF759 family protein translates to MNDKFTIKFKGVLDHATTRKSLERDISKLENLIKPKRTSLGSTKDFIKYNLQEKKRELKNQTKYEKLRDKVEKFRLSETKKLIKQGYTFQKAQREAFKRSTMSSEDLRTLEYKKLKEESKRKGKLTQQNKVGIGIPSIAIGTVIGNIVSHAIKKVSSNTLGFAKEAIKEQAIAKRFNLINSRIFEKNEKASLMSNLHGMKTFEQTKSIEEFLSKAGVIKGTLANLGLDNENNVLKSVELAAKLKASGIASSDDDAISSVIEFLSGKGNAIFTMMSQFKKVRKDYLEQSQMQYEQGATLDLSSRTKMIEKVLKDFNSLNITQHASAADKAVSNIYKLDDELKELTAKVMDPLVKVTGDLLAWLKDFKFKTHIVDPLINGIKNIFSIDTLIARLKSILPKFLGGDGGESLAKLQEESDKSVSTP, encoded by the coding sequence GTGAATGATAAATTTACAATCAAATTTAAAGGAGTCTTAGATCACGCAACAACGCGCAAATCATTAGAAAGAGATATTTCCAAGTTAGAAAATCTAATTAAACCTAAACGAACATCACTTGGAAGTACAAAAGACTTTATTAAATATAACTTACAAGAAAAAAAACGCGAACTTAAAAACCAAACCAAATATGAAAAATTAAGAGACAAAGTAGAAAAGTTTAGACTTAGTGAAACTAAAAAACTCATAAAGCAAGGCTATACATTCCAAAAAGCACAACGTGAAGCATTTAAACGTTCTACTATGTCATCAGAAGATTTAAGAACATTAGAATATAAAAAATTAAAAGAAGAGAGTAAACGAAAAGGTAAGTTAACACAACAAAATAAAGTAGGAATTGGTATCCCAAGTATTGCAATAGGAACTGTCATTGGAAATATAGTATCTCATGCTATAAAAAAGGTTTCTTCTAATACTCTTGGATTTGCAAAAGAAGCTATAAAAGAACAAGCTATTGCAAAAAGATTTAATCTTATAAATTCTAGGATATTTGAAAAAAACGAAAAAGCAAGCTTAATGAGTAATCTACATGGCATGAAAACATTTGAGCAAACCAAAAGCATAGAAGAATTCTTAAGCAAAGCTGGTGTCATTAAGGGTACCCTTGCTAACTTGGGACTTGATAATGAAAATAATGTATTAAAATCTGTGGAACTTGCTGCTAAGCTTAAGGCAAGTGGTATTGCTTCAAGTGATGACGATGCTATATCTTCTGTGATTGAATTTCTAAGTGGTAAAGGTAATGCAATTTTTACAATGATGAGTCAGTTTAAAAAAGTTAGAAAAGATTATCTTGAACAATCACAAATGCAATATGAACAAGGAGCTACTCTAGACTTAAGCTCTAGAACCAAAATGATAGAAAAGGTACTAAAAGACTTTAACTCTTTAAATATCACGCAACATGCAAGTGCTGCTGATAAAGCAGTAAGCAATATTTACAAATTAGATGATGAGCTTAAAGAACTAACTGCTAAGGTTATGGATCCTTTAGTAAAAGTCACTGGTGATCTACTCGCATGGCTTAAAGACTTTAAGTTTAAAACACATATCGTTGATCCCTTAATAAACGGAATCAAAAATATTTTTTCTATAGATACCTTAATTGCAAGACTTAAATCAATACTTCCTAAATTCTTAGGAGGGGACGGTGGTGAGAGTCTAGCTAAACTTCAAGAAGAATCAGATAAATCTGTGTCTACACCATAA
- a CDS encoding DUF1322 family protein, with product MITKDALQFIKSLQTTRERYFALLEEVKKNKYWLPIFTNVCSYNEVKSMFYDELMEVNKISEAKLEKQILELILSK from the coding sequence ATGATTACTAAAGATGCTCTTCAGTTTATAAAAAGTCTACAGACTACTAGAGAACGCTATTTTGCTTTACTTGAAGAAGTTAAAAAAAATAAATACTGGCTACCAATATTTACAAATGTATGCTCTTATAATGAAGTTAAAAGCATGTTTTATGATGAACTCATGGAAGTTAATAAAATATCTGAAGCTAAGTTAGAAAAACAAATATTAGAACTTATTCTTTCTAAGTGA